The Aliiroseovarius pelagivivens genome contains a region encoding:
- the ygfZ gene encoding CAF17-like 4Fe-4S cluster assembly/insertion protein YgfZ gives MTDRTVLKIAGNDHVSFLQGLVSNDVNRLKDGLVYAAILTPQGKYLADFLMVPAADAILIDVATDLARPLAQRLTMYKLRADVTIEATGIIPARGLGVAPDGAYADPRHPELGWRAYDGRDSEAGVEWDAIRVAHCIPETGVELTGDSYLLEAGFERLNGVDFRKGCYVGQEVTARMKHKTELKKGLATVSIQGEAPVGTAITLDGKPVGTLFTQSGGQAIAYLRFDRAGSGMQAGDAVVGWDG, from the coding sequence ATGACAGACCGCACGGTGTTGAAGATCGCAGGCAACGATCACGTCAGCTTTCTGCAGGGGTTGGTGTCAAATGACGTTAACCGATTGAAAGACGGGTTGGTTTACGCTGCCATTCTGACGCCGCAGGGCAAGTATTTGGCTGATTTCCTGATGGTTCCCGCAGCAGATGCCATTCTGATCGATGTGGCCACGGATCTGGCGCGCCCGCTGGCGCAGCGCCTAACGATGTACAAGTTGCGTGCAGATGTCACGATCGAGGCAACCGGCATCATCCCAGCCCGAGGGCTGGGAGTGGCGCCTGACGGTGCCTATGCTGATCCACGCCACCCAGAACTTGGGTGGCGCGCCTATGATGGGCGCGACAGCGAAGCGGGCGTGGAGTGGGACGCCATTCGCGTCGCGCACTGCATCCCGGAAACCGGGGTGGAGCTAACCGGGGATAGCTATCTGTTGGAGGCCGGGTTCGAGCGGTTGAATGGTGTAGACTTCCGCAAGGGCTGCTACGTCGGACAGGAAGTGACTGCGCGGATGAAGCACAAGACCGAGCTGAAGAAGGGCTTGGCGACGGTGTCAATTCAAGGTGAGGCCCCTGTTGGTACGGCAATCACGCTGGACGGAAAACCTGTGGGGACTTTGTTTACCCAATCAGGTGGTCAGGCAATTGCCTATCTACGCTTTGATCGGGCTGGATCCGGTATGCAAGCTGGGGATGCTGTGGTCGGCTGGGACGGCTAA
- a CDS encoding pseudouridine synthase, translating to MTTILFNKPFNVLSQFTDRGNEGSDRQTLSDYIDLPGVYAAGRLDRDSEGLLVLTDDGKLQAKLANPKHKLAKTYWVQVEGIPDEVALQALRDGVDLKDGRTRPAKVRRIDEPAGLWQRNPPIRVRPSVPDCWIELKITEGKNRQVRRMTAAVGHPTLRLIRYCVGAYTLDGIGHGKWRHA from the coding sequence ATGACCACGATCCTCTTCAACAAACCCTTCAATGTGCTGTCGCAATTCACTGATCGAGGCAATGAAGGCAGCGACCGACAAACCCTGTCGGACTATATTGACCTGCCCGGAGTGTATGCGGCGGGACGGCTGGATCGGGATAGCGAAGGGCTTTTGGTGCTGACGGATGACGGCAAGCTTCAGGCTAAGCTTGCAAATCCGAAGCATAAACTTGCAAAAACATACTGGGTGCAAGTGGAAGGCATTCCGGATGAGGTTGCCCTTCAAGCGCTGCGCGATGGTGTCGACTTGAAGGACGGACGTACCCGTCCCGCCAAAGTGCGTCGGATCGACGAACCCGCCGGGCTATGGCAGCGCAATCCGCCCATCCGCGTACGCCCATCCGTTCCGGATTGCTGGATCGAACTCAAGATCACCGAAGGCAAGAACCGTCAGGTGCGACGCATGACCGCCGCAGTGGGCCATCCAACGCTGCGCCTTATCCGCTATTGCGTGGGGGCATATACGCTTGATGGGATCGGCCATGGAAAATGGCGCCACGCCTGA
- the efp gene encoding elongation factor P, with the protein MPKINGNEIRPGNVLEHNDGLWAAVKVDHVKPGKGGAFAQVEMKNLRNGSKLNERFRSADKVERVRLEQKDQQFLYEDDGMLIFMDTETYEQNQIPADLLGERRPFLQDGMTIVVEFYDTEALNAKLPQKVTCVIEETEPVVKGQTAANSFKPAVLDNGVRISVPPFVGQGEAIVVNTETMEYSERA; encoded by the coding sequence ATGCCCAAGATCAACGGAAACGAAATTCGCCCCGGAAACGTGCTTGAACACAATGACGGCCTGTGGGCTGCAGTGAAGGTCGACCACGTCAAACCCGGCAAAGGCGGCGCATTTGCTCAGGTCGAGATGAAGAACCTGCGCAATGGTTCCAAACTGAATGAACGCTTCCGTTCGGCAGATAAAGTCGAGCGTGTTCGTCTGGAGCAGAAGGACCAGCAGTTCCTGTATGAAGATGACGGGATGCTGATCTTTATGGACACCGAGACATATGAGCAGAACCAGATCCCTGCCGATCTGTTGGGCGAACGCCGCCCCTTCCTGCAAGACGGCATGACCATCGTGGTTGAATTCTATGATACCGAAGCCCTGAACGCCAAGCTGCCGCAGAAAGTGACCTGCGTCATCGAGGAAACAGAGCCGGTGGTAAAAGGCCAGACAGCGGCCAACAGCTTCAAACCTGCCGTACTGGACAATGGTGTTCGTATCTCGGTACCGCCTTTCGTCGGGCAAGGTGAAGCCATCGTGGTTAACACCGAAACCATGGAATATTCCGAACGCGCCTAA
- a CDS encoding DUF6280 family protein has translation MLDSVDGTAFNNEQGNRARKLFAAVVLAALDDAIADDKKYGNGPDQIARWARSRDGREVLSCAGIDPNERVVSGLMDFVSKGIRTSVALSREESERRNAATAEAA, from the coding sequence ATGCTGGACTCCGTAGACGGTACCGCTTTCAATAACGAACAAGGCAACCGCGCGCGCAAATTGTTTGCTGCTGTCGTGCTGGCTGCTTTGGACGACGCCATTGCTGATGATAAAAAATACGGCAACGGCCCTGATCAGATTGCCCGCTGGGCCCGTTCGCGCGATGGGCGCGAAGTGTTGAGCTGTGCTGGCATCGACCCGAACGAGCGTGTCGTCAGCGGCCTGATGGACTTTGTGTCCAAAGGCATCCGCACCTCGGTGGCTTTGAGCCGCGAGGAAAGCGAGCGTCGCAACGCTGCAACGGCAGAAGCCGCCTAA
- a CDS encoding cobyric acid synthase — MTKAIMIQGAGSNVGKSLLVAGIARAAVKRGLNVAPFKPQNMSNNAAVTVDGGEIGRAQALQARACGLDPIVDMNPVLLKPETDTGAQVIVQGKRFATMKARDYGKAKAELMPRVLESFHRLGEGRDLVLVEGAGSPAEVNLRKGDIANMGFAEAADLPVVLAGDIDRGGVIAQLVGTHAVLPDDDRARIKAFLVNKFRGDPTLFADGAAEIARLTGWRDLGTLPWFADAWRLPAEDVMDIATRKGGAFKIAVPRLNRIANFDDLDPLVNEPDITVEIIEPGRPLPGDADLVLIPGSKSTIADLADFRAQGWDIDLTAHIRRGGHVLGICGGYQMLGAEIIDADGIEGPAGRVAGLGHLDVVTHLEPRKTLALTQATHLPSGQSVEGYEIHLGRSEGPDCDKAWLSVQGRPEGASSVDGRILGCYLHGLFAADGFRRHFLNGLGAKTSEVSFDVQIETSLDALADHLETHLDLDALLALAR; from the coding sequence ATGACTAAAGCGATTATGATCCAGGGCGCAGGCTCGAATGTTGGGAAATCCCTGCTGGTGGCAGGGATCGCGCGGGCAGCGGTAAAACGCGGACTGAATGTAGCCCCGTTCAAACCACAAAACATGTCAAACAACGCAGCCGTCACCGTGGATGGCGGAGAGATCGGACGCGCACAAGCGCTTCAGGCACGCGCATGTGGGCTTGATCCCATCGTGGACATGAACCCAGTTCTTTTGAAGCCTGAAACAGACACCGGTGCGCAGGTCATCGTACAGGGCAAACGCTTTGCCACCATGAAAGCGCGCGACTATGGCAAGGCCAAGGCCGAGTTGATGCCACGCGTATTGGAAAGCTTTCACCGTCTGGGCGAGGGCCGCGATCTGGTGCTGGTCGAGGGCGCAGGCAGCCCTGCCGAGGTCAACCTGCGCAAGGGCGACATTGCCAACATGGGCTTCGCCGAGGCCGCTGACCTGCCGGTCGTGCTGGCCGGCGACATTGACCGGGGCGGCGTGATTGCCCAACTGGTTGGCACACATGCTGTGTTGCCGGATGATGATCGCGCGCGGATCAAAGCGTTTCTGGTCAACAAATTTCGCGGGGACCCGACTCTGTTCGCCGATGGCGCGGCTGAAATCGCGCGCCTGACCGGCTGGCGCGATCTTGGCACCCTGCCCTGGTTTGCGGATGCCTGGCGCTTGCCGGCCGAAGATGTGATGGACATCGCGACCCGCAAAGGCGGTGCGTTCAAAATTGCGGTGCCGCGTCTGAACCGGATTGCCAATTTCGACGACCTTGATCCGCTGGTGAATGAACCCGACATCACGGTCGAGATCATCGAGCCGGGTCGCCCCCTGCCCGGTGACGCAGATCTGGTGCTGATCCCCGGATCGAAGTCCACCATCGCCGATCTGGCGGATTTCCGGGCGCAGGGCTGGGACATTGACCTGACAGCCCATATCCGGCGCGGTGGGCACGTTCTGGGCATCTGTGGTGGCTATCAGATGCTGGGGGCCGAGATCATCGACGCTGACGGCATTGAAGGTCCAGCGGGCCGTGTGGCAGGGCTTGGTCATCTGGATGTGGTCACGCATCTCGAGCCGCGGAAGACTCTGGCCCTGACGCAAGCAACACACCTGCCATCGGGCCAGTCGGTCGAGGGGTACGAGATCCATCTGGGACGTAGCGAAGGCCCAGATTGCGACAAAGCGTGGTTGTCTGTGCAGGGCCGCCCAGAAGGAGCCAGCAGCGTAGATGGACGTATTCTGGGGTGCTATCTGCACGGGCTCTTTGCTGCGGACGGATTCCGGCGGCATTTCCTGAATGGGTTAGGTGCGAAGACGTCAGAGGTCAGCTTTGACGTACAAATTGAAACCAGCCTGGATGCGCTGGCCGATCATCTGGAAACGCATCTGGATTTGGACGCCCTGCTGGCCCTGGCCCGCTAA
- a CDS encoding TolC family outer membrane protein, producing MRTGFKSKLTGMAIAAACAIVAAPAAYAESLSDAMASAYKTSGLLEQNRATLRAADEDVAIARSALRPTLTYALNQTFSDPDTGIVNNTGWRTSATLTASILVFDFGRSKKAIELQKQLVLATRDNLVGIEQQVLLRAVQAYLNVRSAVENAQLQSNSVRVLTQELRAANDRFEVGEVTQTDVALARARLAAARANEASARGGLEIAREEYKAVTGYYPHTLTAPPAPPMTAKTVEAAQAVARDRHPNILAAQHNVDAADLGVAISKDSMKPMIVGQAQSQWVKDAPISTGPFTPPNIRDQVSHSVGVSLQGTIYAGGRLSAEYRKAIAQSEAARAGLHQTRIAVDQGVANAWAQLAIASASLEATDRQIRASRVALRGAREEASLGSRTTLDVLNAEQELLNAEAARITAQSNQYFAVYSLLSSMGLLTAEHLNLGVVTYDPEAYYNTVQSAPVYRVSPQGERLDLVLEALGKK from the coding sequence ATGCGTACTGGGTTCAAATCAAAGTTGACGGGAATGGCCATTGCGGCGGCCTGTGCCATCGTAGCGGCCCCTGCAGCCTATGCTGAAAGCCTTTCTGACGCGATGGCGTCGGCCTATAAGACCAGCGGTCTTCTGGAACAGAACCGCGCCACTCTGCGCGCAGCCGATGAAGATGTTGCCATCGCCCGTTCTGCGCTTCGCCCGACACTGACCTATGCGCTAAACCAGACCTTTTCGGACCCGGACACTGGTATCGTAAATAATACTGGATGGCGCACGTCTGCGACCCTTACCGCCAGCATTCTGGTGTTTGACTTCGGGCGCAGCAAGAAGGCGATCGAGCTTCAGAAACAACTGGTGCTGGCTACCCGTGACAATCTTGTAGGAATTGAGCAGCAAGTGCTTCTGCGTGCGGTACAAGCCTATCTGAATGTCCGTTCAGCGGTCGAGAACGCCCAACTGCAAAGCAACTCGGTTCGGGTTTTGACGCAAGAACTTCGCGCGGCGAATGATCGTTTCGAAGTGGGTGAAGTTACCCAGACCGACGTGGCTTTGGCCCGTGCGCGTCTGGCCGCTGCCCGTGCCAACGAAGCCTCTGCGCGTGGAGGTCTTGAGATTGCCCGCGAAGAATACAAAGCGGTGACCGGGTACTACCCGCACACGCTTACCGCTCCACCCGCGCCGCCCATGACCGCGAAGACGGTCGAAGCGGCACAGGCTGTTGCACGGGATCGTCACCCGAATATCTTGGCGGCCCAGCACAACGTAGACGCGGCGGATCTGGGTGTTGCGATCTCGAAAGACAGCATGAAGCCAATGATTGTGGGGCAGGCCCAGTCGCAATGGGTGAAGGATGCTCCGATCTCGACGGGGCCTTTTACCCCACCGAATATTCGTGATCAGGTTTCCCACTCTGTCGGCGTATCACTTCAGGGCACCATCTATGCTGGTGGCCGTTTGTCTGCTGAATACCGCAAAGCCATCGCACAGTCCGAAGCTGCCCGAGCAGGCCTGCATCAGACCCGTATTGCTGTTGATCAGGGCGTGGCCAATGCGTGGGCGCAGCTGGCGATTGCATCAGCATCGCTTGAAGCCACGGATCGCCAGATTCGCGCCAGTCGCGTAGCACTACGCGGCGCACGTGAAGAGGCCTCTCTTGGATCGCGCACCACGTTGGATGTTCTGAACGCGGAACAGGAACTGCTGAATGCGGAAGCTGCCCGGATTACGGCACAGTCCAATCAGTACTTCGCCGTCTACTCGCTGTTGTCGTCGATGGGTCTTCTGACTGCCGAGCATCTGAACCTTGGTGTCGTTACCTATGATCCCGAGGCCTATTACAACACCGTCCAGTCTGCCCCGGTTTACCGCGTCAGCCCGCAGGGCGAGCGTCTTGACCTCGTGCTCGAAGCTTTGGGTAAGAAATAA
- a CDS encoding protein-L-isoaspartate O-methyltransferase family protein: MTDFAARRTTMVDTQVRPSDVTKFPIIDAMLTVAREEYVPDGKREAAYVGENIDLDDGRVMLEPRTLAKMLDALSVQPDELVLDLGCGLGYSAAILARLADFVIAVEDTEERANEAQGILSSQGVDNVAVVAGPLAEGNEKNGPYDVIMVQGAVETVPTALLDQLKEGGRIACIFAEGMLGTAKIGYKIDGDMVWRPNFSAGAPVVAGFETPREFAL; encoded by the coding sequence ATGACAGATTTCGCCGCACGCCGCACCACGATGGTCGACACGCAGGTGCGTCCATCGGATGTTACAAAGTTCCCGATCATTGATGCGATGTTGACCGTCGCGCGCGAGGAATACGTGCCAGACGGCAAGCGCGAGGCTGCCTATGTCGGTGAAAACATCGACTTGGACGACGGGCGCGTGATGCTTGAGCCGCGCACGCTGGCCAAAATGCTGGATGCGTTGAGCGTACAGCCGGACGAGCTGGTTTTGGATCTTGGGTGTGGGCTGGGCTACAGCGCAGCCATTTTGGCACGGCTGGCGGATTTCGTGATTGCCGTAGAAGACACCGAAGAGCGCGCCAACGAGGCGCAGGGTATTCTGTCATCGCAGGGCGTGGACAACGTCGCCGTGGTGGCTGGTCCGCTTGCTGAAGGCAATGAAAAGAATGGCCCTTATGATGTGATCATGGTGCAAGGTGCGGTGGAAACTGTGCCGACGGCATTGCTGGATCAGCTTAAGGAAGGTGGCCGTATCGCCTGTATCTTTGCCGAGGGGATGTTGGGCACCGCAAAAATCGGGTATAAGATTGACGGGGACATGGTCTGGCGACCGAATTTCAGCGCCGGTGCCCCGGTTGTGGCAGGATTTGAAACGCCACGTGAATTCGCGCTGTAA
- a CDS encoding tyrosine-type recombinase/integrase — MAKRELPKHVYRQRNGLYFQRRGWPSRKFVNEFGSPEFWQEYADILNGDAPVARVTKRDFEALIKSYRQSPRYVRLKPRTALDYDKYLEFFRARMGTANPAIMKRKDVIRLRDANADKIYFANYSLRVLRVLMEHCVDLGWRDANPAKGVSELKAERKEREPWPRDLLAAYRAACPPGTRERLLMELCVGTGQRIGDVLEMRWSDIQDGGFVVKQNKTGKELWVPILHELLTSLEAANRHSVFILTNERGTNRWSYRGASQAVRNVRKQIGALDYDIHSWRYNAACELVEAGCSDDLVAAVTGQSPAMVLHYTKKTRQMTRAKEAQRRRSNHMKSKN; from the coding sequence ATGGCAAAACGTGAGTTACCAAAACACGTCTACCGCCAAAGAAACGGGCTGTACTTTCAGCGCCGTGGCTGGCCTTCTCGGAAGTTTGTGAACGAATTTGGAAGCCCCGAATTCTGGCAAGAATACGCAGATATTCTGAACGGCGATGCGCCAGTAGCGCGCGTGACAAAGCGCGATTTCGAAGCTTTGATAAAGAGCTATCGGCAATCTCCACGTTACGTTCGTCTCAAACCTCGCACCGCGTTGGATTACGACAAGTATCTAGAATTCTTTCGAGCACGGATGGGTACCGCAAATCCAGCGATCATGAAGCGGAAAGATGTAATACGTCTTCGAGACGCCAACGCTGACAAAATATACTTTGCTAACTACTCGCTGCGCGTCCTTCGTGTACTCATGGAACACTGTGTCGACCTCGGTTGGCGGGATGCAAATCCAGCGAAAGGCGTTTCGGAACTGAAAGCCGAAAGGAAAGAACGCGAGCCATGGCCGAGAGACCTGCTCGCCGCCTATCGTGCAGCATGTCCACCTGGCACAAGAGAAAGGCTTCTCATGGAGCTTTGTGTTGGCACCGGTCAGCGAATTGGTGACGTGCTCGAAATGCGATGGTCAGATATTCAAGATGGCGGCTTTGTTGTGAAGCAAAACAAGACCGGAAAAGAGCTTTGGGTTCCGATCTTGCATGAACTACTGACGTCCCTTGAAGCTGCAAACCGTCATTCAGTATTCATCCTGACCAATGAGAGGGGAACGAACCGCTGGTCATATCGCGGAGCTTCACAGGCCGTCAGAAACGTAAGGAAGCAGATCGGTGCGCTAGACTACGACATTCATAGCTGGCGGTATAATGCGGCCTGCGAGCTAGTTGAAGCGGGTTGCAGCGATGATCTGGTTGCGGCGGTTACAGGACAGAGCCCGGCTATGGTTCTGCATTACACCAAAAAAACTCGTCAAATGACCAGGGCAAAAGAGGCCCAAAGAAGACGCTCAAACCACATGAAATCGAAGAACTAA
- a CDS encoding acetoacetate decarboxylase family protein, whose protein sequence is MEKQKIAVIGGGVGAMTAIYAITQTADWDKKYDITVYQLGWRTGGKGASGRNAKFGQRIEEHGLHVWAGFYQNAFRNMRLCYEQMVELGLRKKSDPLGTMDKAFKPLSHLFLAENVPTDDPDGNPWRPWVIDLPEYDDVPGDETEVPSPFEMMMRILQIMIEFLRRGELEGGADGPLGIEVPDGLLGRHESILSHLKALPGAGLPVGPHNSDLLLEIIEDAQAEVHSQQTPENMARDSVRRGLNLMDIGLGYMHGVVSSDTFTNGYDVLDQWEFSDWLRMNGVSDQALKWVSIRGCYDFVFGFPMGNTERQGDTGAGTALRAMTRLIFTYSGAIFHKMQAGMGDTIFGPYYQVLKELGVKFEFFNAARNLHLDEDRTHIDRISMVRQAKVKSGTYDPLVDVDGLPCWPSEPLWDQLEDGAHLKDSGVDFESERTPPKGEAYTLKRGEDFDLVILGASIGSLPYMSQELSIASERWRNMLDRVKTVPTHAMQLWMNKTPKQMGWEKLVKAHNSQKSLPSSPMRTVITGFSEPLDTWADMSHLIPHEDWGTDKPKSIAYFCSPAPDGEDLPDFRENFGRWMDKDLVKLWPGAEKDGKFDRSLLHENEEAGIYSRVNMYGSERYVLSVTNSVYHRLAPSQSGFANLYLAGDWTRCGMNAGCVEGATMSGIACASAVTGEKLLNVGAEDIAREETVSEKAMFQTNSISGTKWPLTPFFARGEMTGVFLFYEVPRAEVQAMLPPGIELGPSPLTRPGYHPVGMSFCSYHNVRGSFIPDFMAMSPYGEATFAIPYTRTAEARQAPLLYPRRLYVNSKSAIMAGKVFYAMPKVWSDIKLENTRFTATGARGMKIEATFQQHMDPDPLPGHPAQGAISNLLNMTFVTRNASGRLFYNAFDLQLDRAYVAPVSAQIEVKDPDPNGFPTTSFDAAPLQLQTGERLPGAFRVWCSWAMTNPLDSKRVRHAAMAREWVRQRSMR, encoded by the coding sequence ATGGAGAAGCAGAAGATCGCCGTGATTGGTGGCGGAGTCGGGGCCATGACGGCCATTTATGCGATCACGCAAACCGCGGATTGGGACAAGAAATACGACATTACCGTCTATCAGCTGGGCTGGCGGACAGGCGGCAAGGGCGCCAGCGGGCGCAATGCTAAGTTTGGTCAACGGATCGAAGAACATGGCCTGCATGTCTGGGCTGGGTTCTATCAGAACGCCTTTCGCAACATGCGCCTTTGCTATGAACAGATGGTCGAACTGGGATTGCGCAAGAAAAGCGACCCGCTTGGCACGATGGACAAAGCGTTTAAGCCACTGTCACATCTATTTCTGGCAGAAAACGTGCCAACCGATGACCCGGACGGAAACCCGTGGCGTCCTTGGGTAATTGATCTACCCGAATATGACGACGTGCCGGGCGACGAGACCGAGGTTCCCTCGCCTTTCGAAATGATGATGCGGATTTTGCAGATCATGATCGAATTCCTGCGCCGTGGCGAACTTGAAGGCGGCGCGGATGGACCACTGGGGATCGAGGTGCCGGATGGCCTGCTGGGCCGCCATGAAAGCATCCTGTCACACCTGAAAGCTCTGCCAGGGGCCGGCCTTCCCGTGGGGCCGCACAACTCGGACCTGCTGCTTGAGATCATCGAAGACGCACAGGCCGAGGTGCACAGCCAGCAGACGCCCGAAAACATGGCGCGCGACAGCGTGCGCCGGGGCTTAAACCTGATGGATATCGGGCTGGGCTATATGCACGGAGTGGTCAGCTCGGACACGTTCACAAACGGCTATGACGTGCTGGACCAGTGGGAGTTCTCTGACTGGCTGCGCATGAATGGCGTCAGCGATCAGGCGCTGAAATGGGTGTCGATCCGGGGCTGCTATGACTTCGTGTTCGGCTTTCCCATGGGTAACACCGAACGTCAGGGCGACACTGGCGCAGGTACAGCCCTGCGCGCGATGACGCGGCTGATCTTCACCTATTCCGGGGCGATCTTTCACAAGATGCAAGCCGGGATGGGCGACACGATCTTTGGACCATATTATCAGGTTCTGAAAGAGCTGGGCGTGAAGTTTGAGTTCTTCAACGCCGCCCGAAACCTGCATTTGGACGAAGATCGCACCCATATCGACCGCATCAGCATGGTGCGGCAGGCCAAGGTGAAATCCGGCACATATGACCCGCTGGTCGACGTGGATGGCCTGCCCTGCTGGCCATCGGAACCCCTTTGGGATCAGCTGGAAGACGGCGCGCATCTAAAAGACAGTGGCGTCGATTTCGAAAGCGAGCGCACGCCACCCAAGGGCGAGGCCTATACCCTAAAACGGGGCGAAGATTTCGACCTTGTGATCCTTGGCGCCTCGATCGGGTCGCTTCCCTATATGTCGCAAGAGCTGTCCATCGCGTCCGAGCGCTGGCGCAACATGCTGGACCGGGTCAAGACTGTCCCGACCCATGCGATGCAGCTTTGGATGAACAAAACCCCGAAACAGATGGGGTGGGAAAAACTGGTAAAGGCGCATAACTCGCAAAAGTCGCTGCCCTCGTCCCCGATGCGGACGGTCATCACCGGCTTTTCCGAGCCGCTGGACACCTGGGCGGACATGTCCCACCTGATCCCACACGAGGATTGGGGCACCGACAAACCCAAGTCCATCGCCTATTTCTGCTCACCCGCGCCGGATGGCGAAGATCTTCCAGATTTCCGCGAAAACTTTGGTCGCTGGATGGACAAGGATCTGGTCAAGCTTTGGCCAGGGGCGGAAAAGGACGGCAAGTTTGATCGCAGCCTTCTGCACGAGAACGAAGAGGCAGGAATCTATTCCCGCGTGAACATGTACGGCTCGGAACGCTATGTGCTGTCGGTGACCAACAGCGTCTATCACCGGCTGGCTCCGTCCCAAAGCGGCTTTGCCAACCTGTATCTTGCGGGTGACTGGACGCGCTGCGGGATGAATGCAGGCTGCGTCGAGGGTGCAACCATGTCGGGGATCGCCTGTGCGTCCGCTGTCACGGGTGAAAAGCTGTTGAATGTCGGGGCCGAGGACATCGCCCGCGAGGAAACCGTATCAGAAAAGGCGATGTTCCAGACGAACTCGATCTCGGGCACGAAATGGCCGCTGACACCGTTCTTTGCCCGAGGCGAGATGACCGGCGTCTTCCTTTTCTACGAAGTGCCCCGTGCCGAGGTTCAGGCCATGTTGCCGCCCGGGATCGAGCTGGGACCAAGCCCCCTGACCCGGCCGGGGTATCACCCTGTTGGCATGTCGTTCTGTAGCTATCACAATGTGCGGGGGTCGTTTATTCCGGACTTCATGGCGATGTCCCCTTATGGCGAGGCCACCTTTGCCATCCCCTATACCCGCACCGCCGAAGCACGGCAGGCGCCGCTTCTCTATCCGCGCAGGCTGTATGTGAACAGCAAGTCCGCCATCATGGCCGGCAAGGTGTTCTATGCGATGCCGAAGGTTTGGTCCGACATCAAACTGGAAAACACGCGTTTCACCGCAACCGGCGCACGCGGGATGAAGATCGAGGCCACCTTCCAACAGCATATGGACCCCGATCCCCTGCCCGGTCATCCGGCACAGGGGGCGATCTCGAATCTGTTGAACATGACCTTCGTGACGCGCAATGCCTCGGGACGTCTGTTCTACAACGCCTTCGACCTACAATTGGACCGTGCTTATGTCGCCCCGGTGTCTGCCCAAATTGAAGTTAAAGACCCGGATCCTAACGGTTTTCCAACAACTTCGTTTGACGCCGCCCCGCTTCAGTTGCAAACTGGTGAACGCCTTCCCGGAGCATTCCGGGTGTGGTGCTCATGGGCGATGACCAACCCGCTGGACAGCAAGCGGGTGCGTCACGCAGCCATGGCACGAGAGTGGGTGCGTCAGAGGTCGATGAGGTGA